The Macaca fascicularis isolate 582-1 chromosome 1, T2T-MFA8v1.1 genome includes a window with the following:
- the REG4 gene encoding regenerating islet-derived protein 4 isoform X2 has protein sequence MASRSMRLLLLLNCLAKIGVLGDVIRRPSCAPGWFYHKPNCYGYFRKLRNWSDAELECQSYENGAHLASILNVKEASTIAEYISGYQRSQPVWIGLHDPQKRQRWQWIDGAMYLYRSWSSKSVGGNKHCTEMSSNNNFLTWSSNECNKRQHFLCKYRP, from the exons atggcTTCCAGAAGCATGCGGTTGCTCCTATTGCTGAACTGCCTGGCCAAAATAGGAGTCCTGGGTG ATGTCATCAGGAGACCCAGCTGTGCTCCCGGATGGTTTTACCACAAGCCCAATTGCTATGGTtacttcaggaagctgaggaactGGTCTGATGCTGAG CTCGAGTGTCAGTCTTACGAAAACGGAGCCCACCTGGCATCTATCCTGAATGTAAAGGAAGCCAGCACCATAGCAGAGTACATAAGTGGCTATCAGAGAAGCCAGCCCGTATGGATTGGCCTGCACGACCCACAGAAG AGGCAGCGGTGGCAGTGGATTGATGGGGCCATGTATCTGTACAGATCCTGGTCCAGCAAGTCCGTGGGTGGGAACAAGCACTGTACTGAGATGAGCTCCAATAACA aCTTTTTAACTTGGAGCAGCAACGAATGCAACAAGCGCCAACACTTCCTGTGCAAGTACCGACCATAG
- the REG4 gene encoding regenerating islet-derived protein 4 isoform X1: MASRSMRLLLLLNCLAKIGVLGDVIRRPSCAPGWFYHKPNCYGYFRKLRNWSDAEVRNLPPAWPGLSRAKDQPEPQISFDSGSSVLPGHYEEKPLWLVKWREEGCVFNSFNSISIAEAGAVCHTLDGLQAHTDT, encoded by the exons atggcTTCCAGAAGCATGCGGTTGCTCCTATTGCTGAACTGCCTGGCCAAAATAGGAGTCCTGGGTG ATGTCATCAGGAGACCCAGCTGTGCTCCCGGATGGTTTTACCACAAGCCCAATTGCTATGGTtacttcaggaagctgaggaactGGTCTGATGCTGAGGTAAGAAATTTGCCGCCTGCTTGGCCTGGGCTTTCTAGAGCAAAGGACCAGCCAGAGCCCCAGATCTCATTTGATTCAGGATCAAGTGTCCTTCCTGGGCACTATGAAGAGAAACCCCTTTGGCTGGTGAAATGGAGAGAAGAGGGTTGTGTGTTCAACTCTTTCAATTCCATAAGCATTGCTGAAGCAGGTGCTGTATGCCACACCCTAGATGGGCTACAAGCACATACGGATACATAG